From a region of the Tachypleus tridentatus isolate NWPU-2018 chromosome 1, ASM421037v1, whole genome shotgun sequence genome:
- the LOC143244204 gene encoding putative nuclear hormone receptor HR38, whose product MLLLHQPQGTRFGSTGGLLVPEYDILSPEEYFFGEEYKFPSVDFSATTDSLETQLGSSFNCIDDMMQSSSPEANYEINNPDLHSLTTLSSCVTVTTSVTLPSFQETYSPRCRRDVSQQGVFSFKFGDLSPQDMESHGAQETFQDSLGNPIENIASQYTTFTGVQPLETETNFYKSECSTPMPLSSTGVQSSSPPTFVLPSYSCNQGTSSDSTFQEMPFAPDDVPLAPPYQHNNFPSLLDMPALLNESNSLKTQPSSDNEVSSPLPSTAKRGRKRPPLTISCPPPLDISHGVQLQTSTTHTVTSPSVQSFSKDSVPSLSQMCAVCGDNAACQHYGVRTCEGCKGFFKRTVQKGAKYVCLGSRDCPVDKRRRNRCQFCRFQKCLAVGMVKEVVRTDSLKGRRGRLPSKVKSPRDSPPSPPVSLITALVRAHVDTTPDIAYLDLSSFHEPLKVESPSTDGDKVQQFYNLLISSLDVIRVFAEKIPGFKDLDESDQELLFHSASLELFALRLAYRIKPEENRITFCNGETLHIEQCRRGFGDWLSAILEFSQALHDLHIDISAFACLCALTLITERHGLKYPQKVEHLQMKVINSLRDHVTYNNEAQKKPHYFPRILAKLPELRTLSAQGLQRLFYLRIEGLVPAPTLVTKMFVLNFPF is encoded by the exons ATGCTATTACTTCACCAACCTCAG GGTACTCGCTTTGGTTCAACTGGCGGCCTTCTGGTTCCAGAGTACGACATTCTATCTCCAGAAGAATATTTTTTTGGAGAAGAATATAAGTTTCCATCTGTGGACTTTAGTGCTACTACAGACAGCTTGGAGACACAGCTAGGTAGCAGTTTTAACTGTATAGACGACATGATGCAATCTAGTTCTCCAGAAGCaaactatgaaataaataacCCAGACTTGCACAGCCTTACAACCCTTTCTTCTTGTGTCACTGTTACCACATCTGTGACACTTCCCAGTTTCCAAGAAACATACTCTCCGAGGTGTCGCCGAGACGTCTCTCAACAAGGAGTGTTTTCCTTCAAGTTTGGAGACCTCTCTCCACAGGATATGGAATCACATGGAGCACAAGAAACGTTCCAAGACTCTTTAGGAAATCCGATAGAAAACATCGCTTCCCAGTATACCACTTTTACTGGTGTACAACCCCTTGAAACAGAAACTAACTTTTACAAAAGCGAATGCTCGACTCCGATGCCACTCAGTTCAACAGGAGTCCAATCATCATCTCCTCCGACTTTTGTTCTGCCTTCCTATTCTTGTAATCAGGGAACAAGTTCTGACTCAACTTTTCAAGAGATGCCGTTTGCTCCAGATGACGTACCCCTGGCTCCACCATACCAACATAACAATTTTCCTTCTTTGCTTGATATGCCCGCATTACTGAATGAAAGCAATTCTTTGAAAACACAACCATCTTCCGACAATGAGGTGTCATCACCACTTCCAAGTACTGCCAAAAGAGGGCGCAAAAGGCCACCACTTACGATCTCTTGCCCCCCGCCGTTAGACATAAG TCATGGAGTGCAACTGCAAACTTCGACTACCCACACAGTAACTTCTCCGTCAGTCCAGTCTTTTTCGAAGGATTCAGTACCCTCTCTGTCCCAGATGTGTGCTGTTTGTGGTGATAATGCTGCCTGTCAGCACTACGGTGTAAGAACCTGCGAAGGGTGTAAGGGATTCTTTAAG AGAACTGTTCAGAAAGGAGCGAAATACGTGTGTCTAGGGAGTCGGGATTGTCCTGTGGATAAACGTCGTCGAAATCGTTGTCAGTTTTGTCGTTTTCAGAAGTGTTTAGCTGTAGGAATGGTAAAAGAAG TTGTAAGAACAGACAGTTTGAAAGGTCGTCGTGGTCGTCTGCCATCTAAAGTTAAGTCTCCACGGGATTCGCCACCATCGCCACCAGTAAGCCTAATTACAGCTCTTGTTAGAGCCCATGTAGACACAACTCCTGATATCGCTTATCTTGACCTTTCGtcg tttcatgagCCATTAAAAGTAGAAAGTCCGTCGACAGATGGCGACAAAGTACAGCAGTTTTACAATTTATTGATATCGTCACTCGATGTCATACGCGTCTTTGCAGAAAAGATACCTGGTTTTAAAGATCTAGATGAGAGTGACCAAGAACTGTTATTCCATTCAGCGAGTCTAGAATTATTTGCGTTGAGGCTAGCTTACAG AATTAAACCCGAAGAAAATAGAATTACATTTTGCAATGGTGAAACCCTTCACATTGAACAATGCCGACGTGGTTTCGGGGACTGGTTGAGTGCAATATTGGAATTCTCCCAAGCGTTGCACGACCTGCATATTGATATTTCTGCTTTTGCTTGCTTATGTGCCTTGACTCTGATAACAG agAGACATGGGCTAAAATATCCACAGAAAGTCGAACACCTCCAGATGAAAGTCATCAACTCCTTACGGGATCACGTGACATATAACAACGAAGCTCAGAAGAAACCACACTATTTTCCGCGGATTTTGGCAAAATTACCAGAATTGCGTACACTGAGCGCTCAAGGACTTCAACGTTTGTTTTACCTAAGAATTGAAGGTTTAGTTCCGGCGCCTACTCTCGTAACCAAGATGTTTGTGCTTAATTTTCCTTTTTGA